The Setaria viridis chromosome 6, Setaria_viridis_v4.0, whole genome shotgun sequence genome contains a region encoding:
- the LOC117860932 gene encoding uncharacterized protein yields MACLAISLQPVNGPDILLQTRSWFPVSRALAAVSAFRLARLHLARGKQQSAAAAASASSSASLDAIGDDPLAAGSGQLVVGVESQYRVVYRLVNSIYVLGVTTAGSDHAAPAVHAFAVADAVNQAVSVVVAACRGVDVTPEKVHRKYPEVYLALDLVLHGVGSVRLSQILATIHGDNLARMVNSSPDAEARARGADSWPTVEHLAQDRHAAREGFSGASFELPQETLAAGDEFSSNIAPATTVATGDEPPPEEAPPVEKDPFAASDLINNKPEEALVGGFKKNKETALVVADPAAALAGLEVTTLPPAEATKPTFIGVEGFEGDYGGIEFGNEEASLAEAFEGFNAPFGGGLDASEFVTTTKKDHKDRAVTGLELLATSGQPPNAAGGTPLENLLVTKRTEMTAPELFIAEEINAEFKESILVRVGLKGTIFLRTLPLNKAAGKETEFSFRLEGTSGMKRAALQSNVLSNLQNGLFHVRTVSKEEPIPLLKYSFLPKHSPLPLRMRLVKRHSGTLLSVMIQYASNPMLPQPLSNVTFIVKLPVDPTLLNVSPKAVLNRAERELRWHISDIPLKGPAGRLRARMPVDQDSKDGELEVLGMVKFAYQGPFTLSGIKLHPATDGIAQFNEVGHTFSSGSYLCI; encoded by the coding sequence ATGGCGTGCCTCGCGATCTCCCTGCAGCCGGTTAACGGGCCGGACATCCTCCTCCAGACGCGCTCCTGGTTCCCCGTCtcccgcgccctcgccgccgtctccgccttcCGCCTCgcgcgcctccacctcgcccgcggCAAGCAgcagtccgccgccgccgccgcctccgcctcctcgtccgccTCGCTCGACGCCATCGGCGACgacccgctcgccgccggatCGGGccagctcgtcgtcggcgtcgagtcGCAGTACCGCGTCGTGTACCGCCTCGTCAACTCCATCTACGTGCTCGGCGTCACCACCGCGGGCTCCGAccacgccgcccccgccgtccacgccttcgccgtcgccgacgccgtcaACCAGGCCGtctccgtcgtcgtcgccgcatGCCGCGGCGTCGACGTCACCCCCGAGAAGGTGCACCGCAAGTACCCCGAGGTGTACCTTGCGCTCGACCTCGTCCTCCACGGCGTGGGATCCGTCCGCCTCTCCCAGATCCTCGCCACCATACATGGCGACAACCTCGCGCGCATGGTCAACTCCTCCCCCGACGCCGAGGCCCGCGCCCGTGGCGCGGATTCTTGGCCCACTGTCGAGCACCTCGCGCAGGATCGCCACGCCGCGAGGGAGGGCTTCTCCGGCGCCTCGTTCGAGCTTCCCCAGGAAACACTCGCTGCTGGTGACGAGTTCTCCTCTAACATTGCTCCGGCGACCACGGTTGCTACTGGGGATGAGCCTCCACCTGAGGAGGCGCCTCCTGTGGAGAAGGATCCCTTCGCAGCCAGCGACCTGATTAACAACAAGCCGGAGGAGGCATTGGTTGGTGGGttcaagaagaacaaggagacTGCCCTTGTGGTTGCTGATCCTGCAGCTGCACTTGCTGGGTTGGAGGTCACGACTCTGCCTCCAGCTGAGGCAACTAAGCCGACATTTATTGGAGTTGAAGGGTTTGAGGGTGACTATGGTGGAATTGAGTTCGGCAACGAGGAGGCTTCACTTGCTGAGGCGTTTGAAGGGTTCAATGCGCCATTTGGTGGTGGGCTGGATGCTTCTGAGTTTGTTACCACGACGAAGAAGGATCATAAGGACAGGGCTGTCACTGGTCTTGAGCTGCTAGCAACCAGTGGGCAGCCACCAAATGCAGCTGGTGGTACTCCGTTGGAGAATCTATTGGTGACCAAGCGCACAGAAATGACTGCTCCTGAGTTGTTCATTGCAGAGGAGATCAACGCAGAATTCAAGGAGTCTATTCTTGTGCGGGTTGGTTTGAAGGGTACAATCTTCCTTCGAACCTTGCCATTGAACAAGGCAGCGGGGAAGGAAACAGAGTTCTCCTTCCGTCTTGAGGGCACATCAGGAATGAAGAGGGCTGCATTGCAGAGTAATGTGTTGAGTAACCTCCAGAATGGGCTATTCCATGTCAGAACTGTGTCGAAGGAGGAGCCCATTCCCCTTCTGAAGTACAGCTTCCTGCCAAAGCACTCGCCTCTACCTTTGAGGATGCGCCTTGTGAAGCGCCATAGCGGGACATTGCTCTCAGTGATGATACAGTATGCATCCAACCCAATGCTGCCGCAGCCTCTGAGCAATGTGACATTCATTGTTAAGCTTCCTGTGGACCCCACTCTGCTCAATGTTTCACCCAAGGCAGTGCTGAACCGGGCAGAGAGGGAGctaagatggcacatttcaGACATTCCCCTGAAAGGTCCAGCTGGAAGGCTCAGAGCACGAATGCCTGTTGACCAAGACTCCAAGGATGGTGAGCTAGAGGTTCTTGGCATGGTGAAATTTGCTTACCAAGGGCCATTTACATTGTCTGGCATCAAACTACATCCAGCCACTGATGGCATTGCCCAGTTTAATGAAGTTGGACATACCTTTTCCAGTGGGAGTTACCTGTGCATCTGA
- the LOC117860948 gene encoding uncharacterized protein codes for MRAFFPAFDLNVRLEEDDDSNLPIDLNEPVLEDENHGIDLNLPLDEFGAVDFNYVQNLTEQDGDAPVPLHQPKNDYSDRVRQQVYQALLMRSKNGKLGNHDTTIVSNQFGVKIRSVQRIWRQGKNQLSQNIPVVVPNLKKGRSGRKAIPLDLEKLRDIPLKQRMTIEDVSSKLGISKSRIQRYLKRGFIRRHSSSIKPYLTDDNKKTRLKWCIDMIDQGLLDDPKFKDLFDFVFIDEKWFYLTQKSERYYLLPEEDEPHRLCKNKNYIPRIMFLCVCARPRFRNGVCVFDGKIGCFPLVNFEQAIRGSHNRLRGEEVIKPIQSITRDVIRDFMINRVLPAIRAKWPREDVNKPIFIQQDNAPSHLKVDDPHFCAVAKQDGFDIKLICQPPNSTDFNILDLGFFRAIQAIQYKKDAKTIKDLIPAVQEAFLEYCPKKAKRIFVTLQTVLKEAMKVKGCNKIKIPHMNKQALEREKRLPLQIPCEASLLAESLASLPVTN; via the exons ATGCGTGCTTTTTTCCCTGCCTTTGATCTAAACGTTCGTTTGGAAGAAGATGACGACAGCAACCTTCCCATCGATCTCAACGAGCCAGTTTTGGAAGATGAGAACCACG GAATAGATTTGAACTTACCATTAGATGAATTTGGAGCTGTTGACTTTAATTACGTACAAAACCTCACTG AACAAGATGGTGATGCTCCCGTTCCACTACACCAACCGAAGAATGACTATTCTGATCGTGTTAGACAACAAGTGTATCAAGCATTGTTGATGAGAAGCAAAAATGGGAAACTAGGCAACCATGATACAACAATTGTATCTAACCAATTTGGAGTAAAAATTAGATCAGTTCAGCGCATATGGAGGCAAGGTAAAAACCAACTTTCTCAAAACATTCCGGTCGTGGTTCCTAATCTAAAGAAAGGTAGAAGTGGCCGCAAAGCAATCCCTCTAGATTTGGAAAAGTTGCGGGATATTCCTCTCAAGCAAAGGATGACCATAGAAGATGTGTCTAGTAAACTTGGTATTAGCAAATCTAGGATACAAAGGTATTTGAAAAGGGGTTTCATTAGgcgccactctagtagcatcaaaccTTACCTCACTGATGATAACAAGAAGACTAGGTTGAAGTGGTGCATTGACATGATTGATCAAGGTTTGCTTGATGATCCAAAGTTCAAGGATTTGTTTGACTTTGTGTTTATTGATGAGAAGTGGTTCTACCTCACTCAAAAATCAGAGAGGTACTACTTGCTACCCGAGGAAGATGAACCACACCGCCTTtgcaagaacaagaactacatccctaggaTCATGTTCTTATGTGTATGTGCTCGGCCACGATTTAGAAATGGAGTATGTGTGTTTGATGGCAAAATAGGTTGCTTTCCACTAGTCAATTTTGAACAAGCTATTAGAGGAAGCCACAACCGTCTTCGTGGAGAGGAAGTAATCAAACCAATTCAGTCAATCACAAGGGATGTGATAAGAGATTTCATGATAAATAGAGTGTTGCCCGCAATTAGAGCAAAGTGGCCAAGAGAAGATGTCAACAAGCCAATATTCATTCAACAAGATAATGCTCCATCTCATTTAAAAGTTGATGATCCTCATTTTTGTGCGGTTGCAAAGCAAGATGGGTTTGACATTAAGCTTATATGTCAACCACCCAATTCTACAGATTTTAACATTCTAGATTTGGGGTTTTTTCGAGCTATTCAAGCCATTCAATACAAGAAAGATGCTAAGACAATTAAAGATCTAATTCCAGCAGTGCAAGAG GCATTTTTGGAGTACTGTCCAAAGAAAGCAAAAAGGATCTTTGTCACACTACAAACTGTTTTGAAGGAAGCAATGAAGGTAAAAGGTTGCAACAAAATCAAGATTCCTCACATGAACAAACAAGCACTAGAGAGGGAAAAGAGGCTGCCATTGCAAATCCCTTGTGAAGCTTCATTGCTAGCCGAATCACTTGCTAGTCTTCCTGTAACAAATTAG